The Episyrphus balteatus chromosome 4, idEpiBalt1.1, whole genome shotgun sequence genome includes a window with the following:
- the LOC129920258 gene encoding serine/threonine-protein kinase GL21140 isoform X1, whose product MRMEVSSNNHLQSTSLILPQQQPQQQQQTQQPQQQQTNSCSITSLSRSNSPASSNSEIEKEFQDLDLNSSGIASNKSNGTSSGGSTTNSIINSTAGVKKRISSSRTPTRKARRIKFYRNGDRFYPGITIPVSNERYRSFESLAEDLTRLLEDNVKIPGAVRTIYTLSGKKISNLDEFEDGQSYVCSCNNEHFKKIEYSSQQIVNNIQNKANNRLSKIYRPSSPLKNGTNGSPILKASERDMVVHPRIVTLIRNGTKPRKIMRLLLNKRNSPSFDHVLIAITQKVRLDTGCVRKVFTVTGTPVLQLADFFAHDYVFLAYGTERVSQDDFKLEAEENKVISQNAKTLRNGTACKGPKPKMPVKSKNMYITTYECVEETLNDSGIAAQDLPAEIRERYALGNVIGDGNFAIVLKIKDRQTSKPYALKVIDKSKCKGKKHYIDAEVRVMKKLNHPHIISLIMDVDQPSIMYLVLEYVSGGDLFDAITRVTRFSEEQSRVMIKHLAAAMAYLHSMSIVHRDIKPENLLVELDDKGHVVELKLADFGLACEVTEPLFAVCGTPTYVAPEILMETGYGLKIDVWAAGIILYILLCGFPPFVSPDNQQEPLFDAIISGVYEFPEPYWSDIGDGVRDLIANMLQSDPDVRFTSEDILDHYWTLGENFDYR is encoded by the exons aatGGAAGTCAGCAGTAATAATCACCTGCAGAGCACTTCATTGATACTACCGCAGCAGCagccacaacaacaacagcaaacacaacaaccacaacaacaacaaactaatAGCTGTAGTATAACATCTCTAAGTCGCAGTAACAGTCCGGCCAGCTCAAATTCAGAAATTGAAAAAGAGTTTCAAGATTTAGACTTGAATAGTTCAGGTATTGCAAGTAATAAAAGCAATGGTACATCAAGTGGTGGTAGTACAACGAACAGCATTATAAATAGTACAGCTGGTGTAAAGAAACGCATCTCAAGTAGTCGAACACCAACTAGAAAAGCACGAAGAATAAAATTCTATCGTAATGGGGATCGTTTTTATCCTGGCATAACCATTCCAGTTTCAAATGAACGTTACag atCATTTGAAAGCTTAGCAGAAGACTTAACTAGACTTTTAGAAGATAATGTGAAAATTCCTGGAGCAGTACGAACTATTTATACATTAAGTGGGAAAAAA ATATCAAACCTTGACGAATTTGAAGATGGCCAAAGTTATGTATGTTCCTGTAACAATGAACATTTCAAGAAGATCGAGTACAGCTCCCAACAGATCGTTAACAATATTCAAAATAAGGCCAATAATCGTCTGTCGAAAATTTATCGGCCATCGTCACCACTTAAAAATGGTACAAACGGCAGCCCCATTCTAAAAGCAAGCGAACGTGATATGGTGGTACATCCGCGCATTGTGACTCTTATTCGCAATGGAACGAAGCCACGAAAG ATTATGAGACTTTTGTTGAATAAACGTAACAGTCCCAGCTTTGATCATGTGTTAATTGCCATTACACAAAAAGTAAGGCTTGACACTGGATGCGTACGAAAGGTCTTTACCGTAACTGGAACACCTGTTCTCCAGCTGGCCGATTTCTTCGCTCATGACTATGTTTTCCTTGCCTACGGTACCGAACGTGTCAGTCAGGATGACTTCAAATTAGAGGCTGAAGAAAATAAAGTTATCAGTCAAAATGCTAAGACATTGCGTAATGGCACTGCGTGTAAGGGCCCAAAGCCAAAGATGCCagttaaaagcaaaaatatgtacattacCACATACGAATGTGTGGAAGAGACACTAAATGACAGTGGAATTGCAGCACAAGATCTTCCTGCTGAAATCAGAGAACGATATGCTCTGGGCAATGTTATTGGTGATGGAAATTTTGCAATTGTACTTAAAATTAAAGACCGACAAACTTCGAAGCCTTACGCCCTCAAGGTAATTGATAAGAGTAAATGCAAGGGCAAGAAACACTACATCGATGCTGAAGTGAGAGTAATGAAGAAATTAAATCATCCTCATATTATCTCTTTGATAATGGACGTTGATCAGCCAAGTATAATGTACTTGGTATTGGAGTATGTGAGtg GTGGTGATCTTTTTGATGCAATAACACGAGTGACAAGATTCTCGGAAGAACAATCGAGGGTAATGATTAAGCATTTAGCCGCAGCAATGGCGTATTTACATTCCATGAGCATAGTACATAGAGACATTAAACCAGAAAATTTACTG GTTGAACTCGACGACAAAGGACACGTTGTTGAGCTTAAACTAGCTGACTTTGGTCTAGCTTGCGAGGTAACCGAACCTCTTTTTGCCGTATGCGGTACACCGACATATGTAGCACCAGAAATTCTTATGGAAACCGGTTATGGTTTAAAG atTGATGTATGGGCAGCTGGTATTATACTTTACATTTTACTTTGTGGTTTTCCACCATTTGTGTCGCCCGACAATCAGCAGGAACCACTTTTCGATGCAATCATATCAGGTGTGTACGAGTTTCCAGAACCATACTGGTCTGATATTGGCGATGGTGTACGCGATTTGATTGCCAATATGCTTCAATCCGATCCCGATGTTAGATTCACCAGCGAGGATATACTAGATCACTATTGGACTCTTGGTGAAAACTTCGATTATAGATGA
- the LOC129920258 gene encoding serine/threonine-protein kinase GL21140 isoform X2: protein MEVSSNNHLQSTSLILPQQQPQQQQQTQQPQQQQTNSCSITSLSRSNSPASSNSEIEKEFQDLDLNSSGIASNKSNGTSSGGSTTNSIINSTAGVKKRISSSRTPTRKARRIKFYRNGDRFYPGITIPVSNERYRSFESLAEDLTRLLEDNVKIPGAVRTIYTLSGKKISNLDEFEDGQSYVCSCNNEHFKKIEYSSQQIVNNIQNKANNRLSKIYRPSSPLKNGTNGSPILKASERDMVVHPRIVTLIRNGTKPRKIMRLLLNKRNSPSFDHVLIAITQKVRLDTGCVRKVFTVTGTPVLQLADFFAHDYVFLAYGTERVSQDDFKLEAEENKVISQNAKTLRNGTACKGPKPKMPVKSKNMYITTYECVEETLNDSGIAAQDLPAEIRERYALGNVIGDGNFAIVLKIKDRQTSKPYALKVIDKSKCKGKKHYIDAEVRVMKKLNHPHIISLIMDVDQPSIMYLVLEYVSGGDLFDAITRVTRFSEEQSRVMIKHLAAAMAYLHSMSIVHRDIKPENLLVELDDKGHVVELKLADFGLACEVTEPLFAVCGTPTYVAPEILMETGYGLKIDVWAAGIILYILLCGFPPFVSPDNQQEPLFDAIISGVYEFPEPYWSDIGDGVRDLIANMLQSDPDVRFTSEDILDHYWTLGENFDYR from the exons atGGAAGTCAGCAGTAATAATCACCTGCAGAGCACTTCATTGATACTACCGCAGCAGCagccacaacaacaacagcaaacacaacaaccacaacaacaacaaactaatAGCTGTAGTATAACATCTCTAAGTCGCAGTAACAGTCCGGCCAGCTCAAATTCAGAAATTGAAAAAGAGTTTCAAGATTTAGACTTGAATAGTTCAGGTATTGCAAGTAATAAAAGCAATGGTACATCAAGTGGTGGTAGTACAACGAACAGCATTATAAATAGTACAGCTGGTGTAAAGAAACGCATCTCAAGTAGTCGAACACCAACTAGAAAAGCACGAAGAATAAAATTCTATCGTAATGGGGATCGTTTTTATCCTGGCATAACCATTCCAGTTTCAAATGAACGTTACag atCATTTGAAAGCTTAGCAGAAGACTTAACTAGACTTTTAGAAGATAATGTGAAAATTCCTGGAGCAGTACGAACTATTTATACATTAAGTGGGAAAAAA ATATCAAACCTTGACGAATTTGAAGATGGCCAAAGTTATGTATGTTCCTGTAACAATGAACATTTCAAGAAGATCGAGTACAGCTCCCAACAGATCGTTAACAATATTCAAAATAAGGCCAATAATCGTCTGTCGAAAATTTATCGGCCATCGTCACCACTTAAAAATGGTACAAACGGCAGCCCCATTCTAAAAGCAAGCGAACGTGATATGGTGGTACATCCGCGCATTGTGACTCTTATTCGCAATGGAACGAAGCCACGAAAG ATTATGAGACTTTTGTTGAATAAACGTAACAGTCCCAGCTTTGATCATGTGTTAATTGCCATTACACAAAAAGTAAGGCTTGACACTGGATGCGTACGAAAGGTCTTTACCGTAACTGGAACACCTGTTCTCCAGCTGGCCGATTTCTTCGCTCATGACTATGTTTTCCTTGCCTACGGTACCGAACGTGTCAGTCAGGATGACTTCAAATTAGAGGCTGAAGAAAATAAAGTTATCAGTCAAAATGCTAAGACATTGCGTAATGGCACTGCGTGTAAGGGCCCAAAGCCAAAGATGCCagttaaaagcaaaaatatgtacattacCACATACGAATGTGTGGAAGAGACACTAAATGACAGTGGAATTGCAGCACAAGATCTTCCTGCTGAAATCAGAGAACGATATGCTCTGGGCAATGTTATTGGTGATGGAAATTTTGCAATTGTACTTAAAATTAAAGACCGACAAACTTCGAAGCCTTACGCCCTCAAGGTAATTGATAAGAGTAAATGCAAGGGCAAGAAACACTACATCGATGCTGAAGTGAGAGTAATGAAGAAATTAAATCATCCTCATATTATCTCTTTGATAATGGACGTTGATCAGCCAAGTATAATGTACTTGGTATTGGAGTATGTGAGtg GTGGTGATCTTTTTGATGCAATAACACGAGTGACAAGATTCTCGGAAGAACAATCGAGGGTAATGATTAAGCATTTAGCCGCAGCAATGGCGTATTTACATTCCATGAGCATAGTACATAGAGACATTAAACCAGAAAATTTACTG GTTGAACTCGACGACAAAGGACACGTTGTTGAGCTTAAACTAGCTGACTTTGGTCTAGCTTGCGAGGTAACCGAACCTCTTTTTGCCGTATGCGGTACACCGACATATGTAGCACCAGAAATTCTTATGGAAACCGGTTATGGTTTAAAG atTGATGTATGGGCAGCTGGTATTATACTTTACATTTTACTTTGTGGTTTTCCACCATTTGTGTCGCCCGACAATCAGCAGGAACCACTTTTCGATGCAATCATATCAGGTGTGTACGAGTTTCCAGAACCATACTGGTCTGATATTGGCGATGGTGTACGCGATTTGATTGCCAATATGCTTCAATCCGATCCCGATGTTAGATTCACCAGCGAGGATATACTAGATCACTATTGGACTCTTGGTGAAAACTTCGATTATAGATGA